The following coding sequences lie in one Pontibacter sp. G13 genomic window:
- a CDS encoding ABC transporter permease has translation MIQHYFHTAFRNLLRNRVSSVINLVGLALGMACCLIITLFVQDEFGYDKFQEKGDRIYRVSNIMELAGTGDHYALTGLAVGPRMAEAFPEIEQFARVMARPEPSNIQFDQQSFNEDHVHHVDPHVFEVFSWPLAVGDPENVLDGPGKVVLSQALATKYFQSESPIGKRMLVDGRDFEVTGVMEDLPSNTHLPVDALISIDNIPVAAQERLGADWGRLMTYTYFLFRENQDLTDFQAKLDQFALDHVIPFWQENGVKGDMIYQIINLDDLHFRQGISYDMPKGNKEYVYMFSLVAVFILLIACFNYVNLSVAQATKRSKEVGIRKAAGAVKSNIVTQFLGESLLMAACALVLSWVLAELALPFFNQLADKSFGFFDLFRPTLMQAMVGLVVFVAIAAGSYPALVLGRMSPVSVLKGQYKLTGNSLLRKSLVVLQFGISIGLMISTWVIFEQMKFMEKQDLGFQDEQVMVIEVPRDTAIQRRITQVQHELLEHPGVEALAGASSRVPGEGTGELLFRIEDDGQLVEETIKVVGVDERFMETMEIPLLEGRNFDRSRATDPHQAFIVNEALVRKMGWEQPLGKRIQWGLMANNQAQNDGQVVGVIADYHFNSLHQEVDPLVWIFSSRGIGRLLVKMNGHQLKETLTFVEDKWTTFDSSHPMESFFLDSFFLQQYETERRLMDLFMGFSLLTILIACLGLYGLASFVTKRRVKEIGIRKVMGAQESQIVWLISKEFSMLVLVAFALAIPVVWWLMRDWLAGFAFHTEMPYLGYAGVGMMALALAFFTTGLHSLKAARANPIESLRYE, from the coding sequence ATGATCCAGCATTATTTCCATACTGCCTTTCGCAATCTTCTACGCAATCGCGTATCGTCCGTGATCAACTTGGTCGGCCTCGCTTTGGGGATGGCTTGCTGTCTGATCATTACGCTATTCGTCCAAGATGAATTTGGGTACGACAAGTTTCAGGAAAAGGGGGACCGTATCTACCGCGTCTCCAATATCATGGAATTGGCGGGCACGGGAGACCACTACGCCTTGACGGGATTGGCGGTGGGACCTCGGATGGCTGAAGCCTTTCCCGAGATCGAGCAATTTGCGCGTGTGATGGCTCGCCCTGAACCCAGCAACATCCAATTCGATCAGCAGAGTTTCAATGAGGACCATGTGCATCATGTGGACCCACATGTGTTCGAGGTATTCAGTTGGCCATTGGCCGTTGGAGATCCCGAAAACGTATTGGACGGCCCCGGCAAAGTGGTACTGAGTCAAGCATTGGCCACTAAGTATTTTCAAAGCGAATCGCCCATCGGAAAACGCATGCTGGTAGATGGCCGAGATTTCGAGGTGACGGGTGTGATGGAGGATTTGCCTTCCAACACACATCTGCCGGTAGATGCGTTGATCTCCATCGACAATATCCCCGTTGCTGCCCAAGAACGACTTGGGGCGGATTGGGGACGACTCATGACCTATACGTATTTCCTCTTTCGGGAGAATCAGGATTTGACTGATTTTCAGGCCAAGTTGGATCAATTCGCACTTGATCACGTGATTCCATTCTGGCAGGAAAACGGCGTGAAAGGCGATATGATCTATCAAATCATAAACCTTGACGACCTGCATTTTCGGCAAGGAATTTCCTATGATATGCCCAAGGGGAATAAGGAGTATGTCTACATGTTTTCCTTGGTGGCAGTCTTCATTCTGCTCATAGCCTGCTTCAATTATGTCAATCTATCGGTAGCCCAAGCCACAAAGCGCAGCAAGGAGGTGGGAATCCGCAAAGCAGCCGGAGCGGTGAAATCGAATATTGTGACCCAGTTTTTGGGAGAATCTCTCCTGATGGCCGCTTGTGCTTTGGTCCTATCTTGGGTATTGGCAGAATTGGCTTTGCCATTTTTCAACCAACTGGCGGACAAATCCTTTGGATTCTTTGATTTGTTCAGACCGACCTTGATGCAAGCGATGGTGGGCTTGGTGGTATTTGTGGCGATCGCAGCGGGCAGCTATCCCGCCTTGGTATTGGGCCGAATGAGTCCCGTTTCTGTCTTGAAGGGCCAATACAAATTGACAGGCAATTCCCTGCTTAGAAAATCACTCGTCGTCCTCCAATTTGGGATTTCCATCGGCCTGATGATTTCCACTTGGGTCATCTTTGAGCAGATGAAATTCATGGAAAAGCAGGATCTGGGATTTCAGGACGAACAGGTGATGGTCATCGAAGTTCCCCGAGACACCGCCATCCAAAGACGCATTACACAAGTTCAGCATGAACTCCTAGAGCATCCGGGCGTGGAAGCGCTTGCAGGTGCCAGCTCGCGGGTTCCCGGTGAAGGAACTGGGGAATTGCTCTTCAGAATCGAGGATGATGGCCAGTTGGTGGAGGAGACCATCAAGGTGGTTGGAGTAGATGAACGCTTTATGGAGACGATGGAAATCCCCTTGCTGGAGGGGCGCAATTTTGATCGAAGCAGAGCGACCGACCCCCATCAAGCATTCATCGTCAATGAGGCACTTGTCCGCAAGATGGGCTGGGAGCAGCCCCTCGGCAAGCGTATTCAGTGGGGATTGATGGCCAACAATCAAGCCCAAAATGATGGACAAGTAGTCGGCGTCATCGCGGATTATCACTTCAACTCGCTTCATCAGGAGGTAGATCCCTTGGTGTGGATCTTCTCCTCACGAGGGATTGGCAGGCTTCTCGTCAAAATGAATGGTCACCAGCTCAAGGAGACTTTAACCTTCGTGGAGGACAAGTGGACGACCTTTGATTCGAGTCACCCGATGGAGTCCTTTTTCCTCGATAGCTTCTTTTTGCAACAATATGAGACCGAGCGCCGATTGATGGACTTGTTCATGGGATTCAGCCTGCTGACTATCTTGATCGCATGTCTTGGGCTGTATGGCTTGGCCTCATTTGTCACCAAGCGCAGAGTCAAGGAAATCGGTATCCGCAAGGTGATGGGCGCCCAAGAATCTCAGATTGTCTGGTTGATCTCCAAAGAGTTTTCTATGCTGGTGTTGGTGGCGTTTGCCTTGGCGATTCCGGTGGTGTGGTGGTTGATGCGGGATTGGCTCGCAGGATTCGCATTCCATACGGAGATGCCATACTTGGGCTATGCAGGTGTGGGAATGATGGCATTGGCACTGGCCTTTTTCACGACAGGGCTTCACTCCCTGAAAGCCGCTAGAGCCAATCCGATCGAGTCCCTACGTTACGAATAA
- a CDS encoding MarC family protein: MKFGHILTVSLTLFAIIDILGSIPILLTLRQKLGHIHSEKATLVSAGIMILFLFVGESILKLIGIDTGSFALAGAIVIFIIAMEMILGIEFMKSNPEEETGSIVPIAFPLIAGAGTLTTLISLKAEYSTWEIIIGIIVNLLFVYLVLKNTGRLEKLFGKAGIGVLRRVFGVLLLAIAIKLFKNNLFSGLSAETLSMLAG; the protein is encoded by the coding sequence ATGAAGTTTGGACATATTCTGACAGTAAGTCTGACATTGTTTGCCATCATTGACATCTTGGGTTCCATACCGATTCTGTTGACGCTGCGCCAAAAACTTGGCCACATTCACTCGGAAAAAGCAACCCTCGTGTCAGCGGGCATCATGATCCTGTTTTTGTTTGTAGGAGAATCCATCCTCAAACTCATCGGGATTGATACCGGCTCCTTCGCATTGGCGGGAGCAATTGTCATCTTTATCATCGCGATGGAGATGATTCTCGGAATTGAATTTATGAAATCCAATCCGGAGGAGGAAACCGGGAGCATCGTTCCCATTGCATTCCCCCTGATCGCCGGAGCGGGAACATTGACGACCCTGATTTCCCTCAAAGCGGAGTATTCGACTTGGGAGATCATCATCGGGATTATCGTCAATCTCCTATTTGTATATCTCGTCCTCAAAAACACGGGCCGTCTCGAAAAGCTGTTTGGAAAGGCCGGTATCGGTGTTTTGCGCCGGGTGTTTGGGGTACTTCTACTGGCCATCGCCATCAAGCTGTTCAAAAACAATCTCTTTTCGGGATTGTCAGCTGAAACCTTGAGCATGTTGGCTGGCTAG
- a CDS encoding AAA family ATPase yields the protein MKKLPLGIQDFATLIEGNHVYVDKTETIHRMVTEGKYYFLSRPRRFGKSLLVNTLRELYGGNQHLFEGLWIEDRWDWSRTNPVIHIPFASIAYRETGLEAGLKARMEEIAKAYGLELQTQELSTTFRELTTTLAQRYGRVVLLIDEYDKPIIDYLGEDLDQALANQRTMKTFYSVVKDLDASWELVFITGVSKFSKVSIFSDLNNLTDLTLHPAYGTLLGYTRAELITYFSDRIAALAAANSLTFDACMDKIQEWYNGYWWLGKERVYNPFGILQLLAQQVFTNYWFTTATPTFLIQLLKEQVVYDVGKTWVSRTVFDSFDLGPSFDMTSLLFQTGYLTILEQSDRGLYLMGYPNEEVRQSFLEYLVAGFSGFQRSGVRPKIFQLEDAFTQGDLDEVMNLTGQMLSQLPYHLHSQTEKFYHAVIHLVYYYLGVFIESEVNTSRGRADAIVQTDTHVYCLEFKLDQSIDAALQQIRDRRYLDRFKESGKELIAVGINFSTELKGLDGWRAEAY from the coding sequence ATGAAGAAACTCCCACTCGGTATTCAGGACTTTGCCACGTTGATCGAAGGCAATCACGTCTATGTCGACAAGACGGAGACCATCCACCGTATGGTGACCGAAGGGAAATATTACTTTCTCTCTCGTCCTCGGAGGTTTGGGAAATCTCTGCTCGTGAATACGCTGAGGGAATTGTACGGGGGAAATCAGCACCTTTTCGAAGGCTTGTGGATCGAGGATCGATGGGATTGGTCCCGAACGAATCCGGTGATCCATATTCCTTTTGCGAGTATCGCCTACCGCGAAACAGGGTTGGAAGCGGGGCTCAAAGCCCGAATGGAGGAGATTGCCAAAGCATACGGTTTGGAGCTTCAAACTCAGGAGCTGTCCACCACATTCAGGGAGTTGACTACCACCCTCGCCCAGCGATATGGGCGAGTTGTCCTCCTCATCGATGAATACGACAAACCCATCATTGACTACCTCGGCGAGGATCTCGATCAAGCCCTAGCCAATCAGCGGACCATGAAGACCTTCTACTCAGTCGTCAAGGATCTCGATGCCAGCTGGGAATTGGTCTTCATTACGGGCGTATCCAAATTTTCCAAGGTCAGCATCTTCTCGGACCTCAATAATCTGACAGACCTCACGCTGCATCCTGCCTACGGGACCTTGCTGGGATATACCCGAGCAGAGCTCATCACCTATTTCTCCGACCGAATTGCGGCATTGGCAGCGGCCAATTCCCTGACTTTCGACGCCTGCATGGACAAGATTCAGGAGTGGTACAACGGATATTGGTGGCTGGGAAAGGAGCGGGTGTACAATCCGTTTGGGATCTTGCAGTTGCTCGCACAACAGGTCTTTACGAATTATTGGTTCACTACCGCAACCCCGACATTTCTGATTCAGCTGTTAAAAGAACAGGTGGTATATGATGTAGGAAAGACATGGGTAAGCAGAACCGTGTTTGACAGCTTCGATTTAGGGCCCTCCTTTGACATGACCTCCCTGCTTTTTCAAACGGGCTATTTGACGATTTTAGAGCAATCGGACCGCGGGTTATATTTGATGGGGTATCCGAATGAAGAGGTTCGACAATCTTTTTTAGAATACTTGGTAGCGGGGTTTTCGGGATTTCAAAGATCTGGGGTACGGCCCAAGATTTTTCAATTAGAAGATGCATTCACACAGGGAGATCTTGATGAGGTCATGAATCTCACGGGTCAAATGCTCTCCCAGCTCCCCTATCACCTCCACAGTCAGACCGAAAAATTCTACCACGCCGTCATCCATCTGGTGTACTATTATCTAGGGGTATTCATCGAAAGCGAAGTCAATACCAGCCGAGGGAGAGCCGACGCCATTGTACAGACCGATACCCATGTCTATTGCCTAGAATTCAAGCTCGACCAGTCCATCGATGCCGCGCTTCAACAGATTCGCGATCGTCGGTATCTCGATCGGTTCAAGGAAAGCGGAAAGGAATTGATCGCTGTAGGAATCAATTTCTCCACCGAGCTGAAAGGATTGGATGGATGGCGCGCGGAAGCTTATTGA
- a CDS encoding TetR/AcrR family transcriptional regulator, with the protein MGIAERKAREKQEMRTKIIQAAQEMFVELGYDKTSIRKVADRIEYSPATIYLYFKNKDDLFFEIHELLFNQLAENLRKTDPIEHPIERLRDMGRRYIQFGMENPMYYDLMFIARAPMNAIHEEESWECAFETFDVLEKTVKDGIDQGYLRDMDPGVLSFTVWSHVHGMVSLYLRDRMKMFPPEIQIPLMNQSLDTMLDMLQCKP; encoded by the coding sequence ATGGGAATTGCCGAACGAAAAGCACGGGAAAAACAGGAAATGCGCACCAAGATCATCCAGGCGGCGCAGGAGATGTTTGTGGAATTGGGGTATGACAAGACCTCTATCCGGAAAGTGGCTGATCGGATCGAGTACAGCCCAGCGACGATCTACCTATACTTCAAAAATAAGGACGATCTATTCTTCGAGATTCACGAGCTGTTATTCAACCAACTTGCCGAGAATCTCCGAAAAACAGATCCGATCGAGCATCCGATTGAGCGGCTCAGAGATATGGGGCGGCGGTACATTCAGTTTGGGATGGAAAACCCGATGTATTACGATCTGATGTTTATCGCTCGTGCTCCGATGAATGCCATTCATGAGGAAGAGTCTTGGGAATGCGCCTTCGAGACCTTCGATGTACTGGAAAAGACCGTCAAGGATGGGATCGATCAGGGGTATCTTCGAGACATGGACCCGGGCGTTCTTTCCTTCACCGTCTGGTCTCATGTCCACGGCATGGTCTCCCTCTACCTCCGCGATCGTATGAAAATGTTCCCCCCAGAGATTCAGATCCCCCTCATGAATCAGTCACTGGATACGATGCTGGATATGTTGCAGTGCAAACCTTGA
- a CDS encoding cytochrome b5 domain-containing protein has protein sequence MEELEEYSRGQLALRNGSEKPEIWVAYKGIIYDCTNSRHWRQGIHYGHWAGQDLTEELISAPHGSMVFKRLPKVGKLKGYPFR, from the coding sequence ATGGAGGAACTTGAAGAATACAGCCGTGGACAACTCGCCCTTCGGAATGGCAGTGAGAAGCCTGAAATCTGGGTGGCATACAAAGGAATCATCTACGACTGCACCAACAGCCGTCATTGGCGCCAAGGCATTCACTACGGCCATTGGGCAGGCCAAGATCTGACCGAAGAACTCATCAGCGCCCCACATGGAAGCATGGTATTCAAGCGACTCCCAAAGGTCGGAAAATTGAAGGGCTATCCTTTTCGCTAA
- a CDS encoding P-loop NTPase fold protein encodes MAESPNSPLASYQSELRKMLDSDQIEGALELLTQRLELDEKAQVELDTITTEFDTIQESRKKRRGKGSKAYSYQREQVRGKLKDWLGKWTEADVQTYSSFPNAQHPETVGIVPPDYSDKDYQIFLSVIPKFSGLIREADPEHLDEALIELLDYLPGESELGNDFFGLKVDNDYNKKFYQEGLLTREDYIRNQRLIKASLLDMFAYWEQVISKGSEAGITKPAHKLPEGFSNLVGGNDHSSQATQKAPSDTFDIEDFPNISAETESTDYSQAAPESAEMDPIEEIDLRLLSVQAPDDRANLLIDRAEFWMEADKLDEAIADIQDALGHSHRPIIWKRAIRNYHELGQESLAALAEESLEAIQQLGPSPGPIEQFGMLTRQAQMHLEAKSNIAIIGKFLTDAEQIATLPTQYEQLADLYEQLGESDQAEQMRLNSLKPEPRHTSASPDSNQLFETQTKLHSDQWARKDWLGYRNYAKPIADIIADKASFPPLTVGILAPWGQGKTTLMRYIQDEIAARREKEIVQEEAEPTPVKGTTIASWLSKKGHFELDANTQLEYPVIWFNPWKYHSTDQIYAGMAHAIITGLVDHLPNAWTKQEFWLALQYKRLDLPKMRRELLQYLILKLAPWALISAVSAVAMLLMLTKNSLAADWRMTIPGLTGALSFAKGIQSYLKHQSASLTEYIKPYLTQPNYEERLGNFHHVEEDLERVFDLLVHKDAPAVIFIDDLDRCSPKKVVEVIEAINLMMNAKYNHKCYFVIGMDGQVVAASLDAAYSQIQGNLSSRELRLGSVGWYFLDKFIQLPVFIPTLNDEEKAYFLKQMFQPKVGPTEEVPNPTQKIKARSKPEQERIKKQAAAILHASQDLQENVRAAAEQSFSMEEVDAMVLEVALEENKDSQEIRDEIRRFAPFLDPSPRSLKRFANMLRYYSALQILRKTKGDPMASTTALAKWLTISLRWPQMVRWIQWEEEDGWIQTNNSEEKAQWIDSLAEGFRAQVPASLQSNLGQSSTRKQAMIELYELWKGYIQAQDDSHKIPERIRWLLDKDLLEILWFFPQASTRLFRALVCNIW; translated from the coding sequence ATGGCTGAATCTCCCAACTCCCCCCTTGCCTCCTACCAATCAGAACTCCGCAAAATGCTCGATTCAGACCAGATCGAAGGCGCATTGGAATTGCTGACCCAACGTCTAGAACTGGATGAAAAAGCCCAAGTAGAGCTAGACACCATTACCACAGAGTTTGATACGATTCAGGAATCTCGCAAAAAAAGACGCGGCAAGGGAAGCAAAGCCTATAGCTATCAGCGGGAGCAAGTCAGGGGTAAATTGAAGGACTGGCTAGGGAAATGGACGGAAGCGGATGTCCAAACTTACTCCTCATTTCCAAATGCTCAGCATCCCGAAACGGTCGGAATCGTGCCGCCAGACTACTCCGATAAAGACTACCAGATCTTTTTGAGTGTCATCCCGAAGTTTTCAGGTTTGATCCGGGAAGCTGATCCTGAGCATCTGGATGAGGCCCTGATTGAATTACTGGACTATTTACCCGGAGAAAGTGAATTGGGAAATGATTTTTTCGGACTTAAGGTAGACAACGATTACAACAAAAAATTCTACCAAGAGGGGCTGTTAACCAGGGAGGACTACATACGCAATCAACGCTTGATCAAGGCCTCGCTTTTGGACATGTTTGCCTATTGGGAGCAAGTGATCTCCAAGGGCAGCGAAGCAGGAATTACAAAACCAGCCCACAAACTTCCAGAAGGGTTTTCGAACCTCGTTGGAGGTAATGACCATTCTTCCCAAGCCACGCAAAAAGCTCCCTCTGATACCTTCGACATCGAGGATTTCCCCAATATTTCCGCAGAAACCGAATCCACTGATTATTCGCAGGCCGCTCCTGAATCAGCGGAAATGGACCCCATCGAAGAGATCGACCTCAGGCTCCTCTCGGTCCAGGCGCCTGACGACCGAGCCAACCTCCTCATTGACCGAGCTGAATTCTGGATGGAGGCGGATAAATTAGATGAAGCCATTGCGGACATTCAGGACGCTCTCGGGCATTCACATCGTCCCATCATCTGGAAACGGGCCATTCGAAACTATCATGAATTGGGGCAAGAATCGCTGGCAGCATTGGCGGAAGAATCCCTGGAGGCCATTCAGCAACTGGGCCCTTCTCCCGGTCCTATCGAGCAATTCGGTATGCTCACACGGCAAGCCCAGATGCACCTAGAGGCCAAATCCAATATCGCCATCATCGGCAAGTTTCTCACCGATGCGGAGCAAATCGCCACCCTGCCCACGCAGTATGAGCAATTGGCCGACCTCTACGAACAATTGGGTGAGTCGGACCAGGCGGAGCAAATGCGACTCAATTCCCTCAAACCCGAACCTCGGCATACGTCTGCCAGCCCAGATTCCAACCAACTCTTCGAAACCCAAACCAAGCTTCATTCCGACCAGTGGGCCAGAAAAGATTGGTTGGGGTATCGCAACTATGCCAAGCCCATCGCTGATATCATCGCAGACAAGGCTTCCTTCCCTCCATTGACCGTGGGCATTCTAGCGCCGTGGGGACAAGGCAAAACCACCTTGATGCGGTACATTCAGGATGAAATTGCTGCCAGGCGGGAAAAAGAAATCGTTCAAGAAGAAGCCGAACCAACCCCCGTCAAGGGTACAACCATTGCCAGTTGGCTCTCGAAAAAAGGCCATTTCGAATTGGATGCAAATACCCAGCTCGAGTATCCAGTGATTTGGTTTAACCCGTGGAAATACCATAGCACAGATCAGATCTACGCCGGAATGGCGCACGCCATCATCACGGGTCTGGTCGATCATCTTCCCAATGCATGGACCAAGCAGGAGTTTTGGCTGGCCTTGCAATACAAGCGCCTAGACCTGCCCAAAATGCGGCGCGAACTCCTCCAATATCTCATCCTGAAATTGGCTCCTTGGGCACTTATCTCCGCCGTATCAGCGGTAGCCATGCTCCTGATGCTGACGAAAAATAGTCTTGCCGCGGATTGGAGAATGACCATTCCCGGCCTCACGGGAGCCTTGAGCTTTGCCAAGGGAATCCAATCGTACCTCAAACACCAATCCGCCTCCTTGACGGAATACATCAAGCCGTATTTGACGCAGCCCAACTATGAGGAGCGCTTGGGCAATTTTCATCATGTCGAGGAGGATTTGGAACGGGTATTTGATCTGTTGGTCCACAAGGATGCCCCTGCCGTGATCTTCATCGATGATTTGGATCGTTGCTCTCCCAAAAAGGTGGTGGAAGTCATTGAGGCCATTAACCTCATGATGAATGCCAAGTACAACCACAAATGCTACTTCGTCATCGGCATGGATGGACAGGTTGTGGCGGCATCTCTCGATGCGGCTTACAGCCAGATTCAGGGAAACCTCAGCAGTCGAGAGCTAAGGCTTGGATCGGTAGGTTGGTATTTTTTGGACAAATTCATCCAGCTTCCTGTATTCATTCCGACGCTCAACGACGAGGAGAAAGCGTATTTCCTCAAGCAGATGTTTCAGCCCAAGGTCGGTCCTACGGAAGAAGTCCCGAATCCCACCCAAAAGATCAAAGCCAGATCCAAACCAGAGCAAGAACGAATCAAAAAACAGGCAGCAGCGATTTTGCATGCCTCTCAAGATCTACAGGAAAATGTCCGGGCCGCGGCCGAGCAATCCTTTTCTATGGAAGAAGTCGATGCGATGGTATTGGAAGTAGCTTTGGAGGAAAACAAGGATTCACAAGAGATCAGGGATGAAATCAGGCGATTTGCCCCCTTCCTCGATCCTTCCCCCAGAAGCTTGAAACGGTTTGCCAACATGCTCAGGTACTACAGCGCGTTGCAGATACTTCGCAAAACCAAGGGCGATCCCATGGCTTCGACCACTGCCCTAGCCAAGTGGCTGACTATTTCGCTCCGGTGGCCTCAGATGGTCCGGTGGATTCAGTGGGAGGAAGAAGATGGCTGGATTCAAACCAACAATTCGGAGGAAAAGGCCCAGTGGATAGACTCCCTAGCAGAAGGATTCCGAGCCCAAGTACCTGCCTCCCTCCAATCGAACTTGGGCCAATCCTCAACCCGGAAACAGGCTATGATTGAGCTGTACGAATTATGGAAGGGGTACATTCAAGCGCAAGACGATTCGCACAAAATTCCCGAACGAATCCGGTGGTTGCTCGACAAGGACCTACTCGAAATCCTCTGGTTTTTCCCACAAGCATCCACACGGCTATTTAGAGCCTTGGTCTGCAATATTTGGTAA
- a CDS encoding AAA family ATPase, producing MKKLPLGIQDFATLIEGNHVYVDKTETIHRMVTEGKYYFLSRPRRFGKSLLVNTLRELYGGNQHLFEGLWIEDRWDWSRTNPVIHIPFASIAYRETGLEAGLKARMEEIAKAYGLELQTQELSTTFRELTTTLAQRYGRVVLLIDEYDKPIIDYLGEDLDQALANQRTMKTFYSVVKDLDASWELVFITGVSKFSKVSIFSDLNNLTDLTLHPAYGTLLGYTRAELITYFSDRITALAAANSLTFDACMDKIQEWYNGYWWLGKERVYNPFGTLSLFSSNRFARYWFTTATPSFLIGALKGQELYEIDQVEVGESTFESFAIGEQMNLISLMFQTGYLTILSEDPETQLFKLGYPNQEVKKAFTEHLMGAFSQTSHSLAAPLVVKISHAFNVQDLDTAMNLTGQMLSQLPYHLHSQTEKFYHAIIHLVYYYLGVFIESEVNTSRGRADAIVQTDTHVYCLEFKLDQSIDAALQQIRDRRYLDRFKESGKELIAVGINFSTELKGLEGWRAEAY from the coding sequence ATGAAGAAACTCCCACTCGGTATTCAGGACTTTGCCACGTTGATCGAAGGCAATCACGTCTATGTCGACAAGACAGAGACCATCCACCGTATGGTGACCGAAGGGAAATATTACTTTCTCTCTCGTCCTCGGAGGTTTGGGAAATCTCTGCTCGTGAATACGCTGAGGGAATTGTACGGGGGAAATCAGCACCTTTTCGAAGGCTTGTGGATCGAGGATCGATGGGATTGGTCCCGAACGAATCCGGTGATCCATATTCCTTTTGCGAGTATCGCCTATCGCGAAACAGGGTTGGAAGCGGGGCTCAAAGCCCGAATGGAGGAGATTGCCAAAGCATACGGTTTGGAGCTTCAAACTCAGGAGCTGTCCACCACATTCAGGGAGTTGACCACCACCCTCGCCCAGCGATATGGGCGAGTTGTCCTCCTCATCGATGAATACGACAAACCCATCATCGACTACCTCGGCGAGGATCTCGATCAAGCCCTAGCCAATCAGCGGACCATGAAGACCTTCTACTCGGTCGTCAAGGATCTCGATGCCAGCTGGGAATTGGTCTTCATTACGGGCGTATCCAAATTTTCCAAGGTCAGCATCTTCTCGGACCTCAATAATCTGACAGACCTCACGCTGCATCCTGCCTACGGGACCTTGCTGGGATATACCCGAGCAGAGCTCATCACCTATTTCTCCGACCGAATTACCGCATTGGCAGCGGCCAATTCCCTGACTTTCGACGCCTGCATGGACAAGATTCAGGAGTGGTACAACGGATATTGGTGGCTGGGAAAGGAGCGGGTGTACAATCCGTTTGGGACGCTTTCCTTATTTTCTTCGAATCGATTTGCCCGATACTGGTTTACCACCGCAACGCCCAGTTTCTTGATTGGAGCGCTCAAAGGGCAAGAGCTATATGAAATTGATCAGGTGGAAGTCGGGGAATCCACCTTCGAATCTTTTGCGATCGGAGAGCAGATGAATTTAATTTCCTTGATGTTTCAAACGGGATATTTGACCATCCTTTCCGAAGACCCCGAGACTCAGCTTTTCAAGCTAGGGTACCCTAATCAAGAAGTCAAGAAAGCATTTACCGAGCATCTCATGGGTGCTTTTAGCCAAACGAGTCATTCATTGGCTGCTCCATTGGTGGTGAAAATCAGTCATGCATTCAACGTACAAGATCTAGATACTGCGATGAATCTCACGGGTCAAATGCTCTCCCAGCTCCCCTATCACCTCCACAGTCAGACCGAAAAATTCTACCACGCCATCATCCATTTGGTGTACTATTATCTAGGGGTATTCATCGAAAGCGAAGTCAATACCAGCCGAGGGAGAGCGGACGCCATTGTCCAGACCGATACCCATGTCTATTGTCTGGAATTCAAGCTCGACCAGTCCATCGATGCCGCGCTTCAACAGATTCGCGATCGTCGGTATCTCGATCGGTTCAAGGAAAGCGGAAAGGAATTGATCGCTGTAGGAATCAATTTCTCCACCGAGCTGAAAGGGTTGGAAGGATGGCGCGCGGAAGCTTATTGA